The DNA region aGATGTCGGAAGTTGATTGTCGGCACTTGAAGTTGTCAACATCGTTGGATCAATTGGAAGCGGAGCACGTTACGGAAGAACCCACAAAGAACCTCCCGGTGTAAACGAATAGCTGTTCCTGGAAATGCGGGCCAGTTGAGATAAGCCCACAGTGTTCCTATCAAATGATGCTGGACTTGAACGACATACCCAGCCTACTCAGGCATCCCTTTGAGCTACGGCTTAGAGATTTGAGTGCGAAAAGAAGTAGTGAGCTCTTGCTAAGTCGGCGAACCTCTGTAAGTTGATTTGGTCGGCTCTACCTACTTTCCCTTGGCGTGACTCTCTGTCGCTCAAAGGGATTCAACCAAGGACACACGATCCCAATGTAATTCATGACGAGATGAATCGTTCCCCTTATCCCTGACCCAATCCCACCATATACCCCGCGATATCTCATCGCTAAGGTGAAAAAGTTCAGATTATCATCTTGCCGACTTCCCCTCAATCTCCAGCTGGAAAACAAAGCCTTGGCTCTGATCTACTGGCAGATTGCACTAAATTTGGGagcaaacaccaccagcagcccagTCGGCTCATCTGAATAGTTGCTTTTTATTATCGCAAAGCAGGAGGGGTAAAAGGCAACTTGCTAAAAGAAGACATTCCCACATCAAAAGGATGTAATTAAAGAGCTCTCAGTACCCTATGTGCTTTGCTGCTtggcaccaacaacacctgACAACCCACCTCAACAGCACAATCCACGATAGCATCAATCAATATAAACATAGATACCAATGCCAGTGTACACAGCTACTCTGATTAAAGTACCCCGACAATGCCgtaaaagaagaagccaccAGAAACGCCTTTCCAAATGTTAttctcatcacccccaacccaaaccacaGTCTGGTCCATCAATGTCATATCCTATCTCTCAAAAGAGCGTGTCAtaacaaacaaaaccacaAAGATCCCCCCCTACCCAACTCAACGCCATGATTTAGCCAATGGGCTCCCAATCTTTGGCGCAAACTGCAAGCTCTTCCTGCGagcagccatcaacctcatcaagaCTCTCtcatccttttccttgttAAGCACCCGCTCCCCGAGCTCGATAAATGTTGCCCTTTTGGGTGGACAGGTGCGCGTGAGCATCTCTTGCCTTTTGCgttcctcgtcttcatcatcgtcaccagcAACAGATGACATGTCTGAGCCAGGGCTGATGTTGGCCACATAGCGAGCAATGGCTTCAGGGGCAGGGGTCTTGGGCACTGGAGTCAACACCACGCCCCAGGtgtcatcatcgtcttccttATGCTCCCTGTCGTCCTCCGAGTCGATATCATCAACTGAAATGCGGGGCTCCTCGGGGGTGCGCACCCAAAGGGAGCTGGCACGGCGACTGCTGCTCCGGTTGCTGGCCGGGGTCGTGGGAGCAGTTTGGTTGCCGGTGCGAGTAGTTGAGGAGTTGGTCGGCGTAGAGTTGCTGGAGGTACTACCTTTCACGGGCGCGGGAATGAGCGTGCCGTTCATGTTGGACATGGCGCGCGGTTCCATGCTCTTCCTTCGACGGGCACCACCACGGGGAATAATCTGGGTGTCAATGGCGTAGGGGCCCTCCTCGAGCCATTCGTTCTCACGTTCGCAGCTATTGAGTTTGGTTAGTCTTGGCTCAGAAGGTGAAATATGACAGGTAACAACTCACTCCAACACCCAGCTCACTCCAACACACTGCACCACGCCTTCACTTTGGCGAACCTTTTCCAGAGTACGCTTGCCACCATCCTTGTACACCACGTGAGTGATTCCAATCTTGGAATCCGTGTTGGTGGGATTCCACTTCCACTCCTTGAGGCATCGAGCACCCATTTGCGTGAGCAGCTCAACAAAAATGCCGCTCGCGTCAGCACCCTCAGTTGTGTGAACATCAACAAAGACGACTGCCCCACGGAGCAGTGCTGGGTTCAGATCCCGTCTCGGGGTGCGAGCAGGGGTCCCCAGGGTCGACCAGATATCACCCTTCGCCGGAGTGACGGGTGGGACAGACTTGGCCTgtgcctcttcttcatcctccagTTCTTCAACAGACTCAGTCTTGGTGGGCGTATACGAGATAACTGTTGCGCTCCGAGTTACGCGATCTGTGGGTCTCGAAACGGGGAGACGCGAGGCGCTGCCGGCACGCTGAATTGGCTTAGGGCGAGGGGTAGAGTCGTCGGCCGGCTTGAGAGGCACCTTTGCAACGGTGTGAACTTCTCGTGGGCGCAGGGTACGAGCTGGAGTAACCGGAGGGACAGGACTGGCTGTAGTGGTGGCTCTAGAAGAGATGTTGGGATCCACTGGCAGTTCATTCTCATCTCCGTATTCCTGGCTTGCCTCAGAGATGGTGTCGTCATGACTCGAATTGCTCATGTTGGCCTCAGCCTGTTCGGGCTCCATGAGGGACATCTCATTTGCTTCAGCTGCGAGGGCGGCATCCTCTTCTATGGGAGTGATGTCTTCGAGGATAGGAGTCTCAATCTCAGCGCTGGAatcaaccgcctcctcgtcaacatccaTGGCATCGGACCGATTGAGCATCTCATTCTCAAAGAAATCATTCCCGGGCTCCAGACCGGGAGTCGCGAGATCCTCATTTGTAGACGTgttttcctcctcatctgtTTCGTGTGATACTGATAATGGGGAGTTGGCTTTGCTGTTTGTCTTCACAGGGCTAGGTCCCGCAGTCCAGCCATTGAGCTGAGAAGCCAAGGGTGTGAATCCAACGCTGTCATCGATACGAACCCTCTTGGCGGTGCTCCTACCAGACGACATCCTAGGCTGACTGGTCTGAGCACGAGGAGTCCTCAACGAGGAACGACGGCATGGAGTGTTGGGCAGCGCGGTGAAGGCAGACGAGAATGGGTTTTGTCGGGTAGGAGCCTCATCCTCAGAGTCTGTATCCTCGCTCTGGTACGGGTCCAGGTCCTTCTCGCGGAGGCCAAATTGAAATAGGACAGGCGCAACCTTGGGAGCAGGCCTAGCCTGCTTCTCAGGTTCCTCAGCATCGGCGCTGTCAACTGCCATTTCCTCACTGTGTTCCTCAACTTGCTCATTTTCCTGCAGGATAGTCTCGGCTGAGTCATCCTCCGCCACGGCTTCGTCATTCTCTTGTTCGATGAGttccacttcctcctcctcctcctcctcctcctcctcctctccctcctcctcctgctcctgttcctcctgctcctcctgctccaccTGCTCCACCTgctcctcaatctcgtcATCGACCTTGTTCTCGTTGTTCTCAACGACATCGTCGATGTGTacttcctcctgctcctgcttctcttcctcttcttcctcggacAAGCTCGTCTCAAGAGCCAGAACCGGGTCTGCATGTCGGGGCAGAATAGTCGAGAGACGTCCGGGAAACTCGGGGACTTCCGGTGACACGACTGcgacatcatcttcttcctcttcgtctgtGTTGCCCATGATCAtgtcaccatcttcatccgaAAGAGTCCTGGCCTCCTGCTCAACAGGGACCGGCACAGCTGGCATAGGGCTGGCAAGCAACGTGGGCTTCGGCGCAGGGCTCTTgcactcttcctcctcttcttcaatcCTCGGCGGGAAGCTCTTGATCGGTGAGACAACCGAGCGTTTAGCTGGGGATGAGAGCAGAGAAAACTTGAAGGGCGAAGGGTTCACCTGGCTGCCACCGACACTCCCCAAGGCAATGGGAATGGCAAGGGGCTGTCGCTTGGCAGGTGTTTGCAAAAGGCTACACTTGATGGGGGATACCTGACCTTCAGGCTGGGCTTGAGAGGTAGAGGCTGCAAAAAGACCATCAACGCGTCGCGGAGGGGATTTCATACTTCCTTTCCAGGGTGATGGAGGTAGCCGTTTTGCGGGGGTTCCGAGCATGAGGGTGAGTGTGGCATCCGAGGTAGGCATGACCGGCACGTTTTCGTCGTTCTCTGTGGGGTGTCTCCGGTccagggaggaggcgagggccTTGGTGGCGCCCATGGCGGGCTTTACGGGTGCCTTTTTGAATCGTCGAACGGGAACCTTCTCGTCCATACCGAGTTCGTCGTCGGATTCCGCGGCCCGGCTCACGGCGAGCTGGTTGATCTTCTTAGGACTCAATGGAAGTGGCTTATCCTTCGTGGAACTCACTGTATTGGAAACGGCATTTGTCGCTCCTTTGGTAGCACGGGCGGTTCGGCCGGTGGCAGTAGCTCCCTTGCGAACAGGTTTCTTGTTCAGGGCTCCAGTTGTGCTAGCAGCTTGTGTCGAGCTCCTCGAGGGCGGCACAacattctccttctcaggTACCTCGAACTTGACGGTCTTCTTGATCGCTGGTTTAGCGAGGGACTTGGCAGCCGTGCTCGCGGTAGCAGCTGTGGCAGGGCGGCGGGTCGTTGGCTTCTTTGCGGCAGCGGGTTCGGGCTCTGTGGCAGTCTTCTTGGGCTGGGCTGTCCTGGCAGCGGTTTCGGATGCGATGGTCTCGACAGtcttccttggccttccCCTAGCCCTTGTTGATGTAGATAGTACTGGCGCTGATGGGGCCTCTGTTGCCTTCTTGGGTCTGCCACGTCCTCGGGTAGGCTTCACAGCGAGACTTGAAGATGGCTTAGTGGGCTTCTGCTCTTCATTATCtgactcttcctcctcctcgtcatcaaacGGGCTCTTCCGCTTGAGAGATCCTCGCgacgtggtggtgttgagcgtcgaggccgaggaggtcgtCAGTGTACCACGGGCCGTCTTCGTCCTGGCCGCAGCAGTCATAATCTTTGTCGTCTTCGAGGCCGGCTCAACAGCCTTGGCTGCGGCACGCGCCCGAGTGACccgttttggtggtgattgggggTCCATGTTTCGTTGGGTTTTTGGTCGTGTTTTGCTTTTTAGGGGTATTtgaagggaaaaagaaaacacaaGTTGACGAGATGAAAGGACAGCGCGGAAAAAGCCAGAACTAACAGCAATTCCTCATAATAACGCTGACTTGCTGTGGTTGGCGATTGACGTGTGGGCGATGACGCTGCTGTTTACGGTGAAACAGCAACGATGGCCAGTGACCGCTCCTTCTTGTTGAAAGACTTGAATTGTGGGACGCTGTTGCCGCTTGTTGATTTGCGCGACTGCTGTTGCCTAGGAGACGGTGGGGCTACTTGGCGGTGGATCCCTCCCACTCGGCAGTTTCTCTACAAAGCGGagaagggttagggttgcatTCATTTCCTGCTGTTCAGGCACAAGGACGTTACCTGCTGCTTTTCAACCGTTGCATGAATGATTACAAGGTCATCCATTGCAGAGTCTGATACAAGCTTCACACTCGGAAGCAGTACTTCCATGAGTTGTTGTGGGCAATGAATGTTGTCAGGCGAGTGTCGGTGTGTGAAGTAAGCTGGAGCAGCCATCAGTCATGGTGCCGTAGATGCCACTGGAGTATCGCATGAATTGACATATTCCATAGCTCATCCATGGCTCAtccgaaaaaaaaagagcatCTCATATGATACTTAATGTAAGATAGTTGATTTTGTGAAGAAAAATGAATTGTTGATTAGGGACGAGATCTGGCAGGAGATTCTCAGTGCTTTCTTTGGTCAGCCCCACTGCCAAACGTCAGAGTTCAAGCTTCAGGCTTTGTGAATGAGAATTTACATTGCATGTAACGACAACCTTCAACCATTAGACCTTGGAATCCTAACCGGCATTCTGACGACAATCAAACACCCACTAAATTTCCGAGAGTTACCAGTTTCATTTGCCCGAAAACAAAGCGATGTCCATCGATCTCAATTGGGAAACGGTCACGGGCGGCCCTGATGGACAAGAGCTTGCCGACAGCATCCGCGATTTCATCCACACCAAGTTCCAATCAGTACCATTACCGCGTTTCATCAAATCAGTCACCGTGCATGACTTTCAGTTTGGGACGATACCGCCAGAGATTGAGTTGAAGGATATCACCGACCCGTTACCAGACTTTTACGAGGAAAATCTTGATTCGGACTTGGCATCAGAGTCTggcagcgaggaggatgaggaggaaatTGCAGATGACCGAAGACGGCGACAGACTGAAGCGGTGTtagctggcggtgctggggCTCATAATCCCTCAGCTCTCCCAACACATCTCAGTCTTGGTGGTCTCGGAGGTTTGGGTGgtcttggtgctggtggttcACGCAATGGAGGAGACATAGGGAGCCCCTTTTTACGAGTCAACACGCCCGGTATTCCGGGAggcacctccaacctccactACTTTCACTCCCAATTCGCCACGGGATTATCAGGcacccaaacaccactcGCCGCCGTAGCAGGAgctcaccacctcaacagcGCCGCCTGGCTAGAAGGCCACGGCCACAGCTCCTCAGCACCAAACCTCCACCAATACGGCGCCCCAGATTTTGGCGGTGTCGACGGGCAATCAACCGCCCCAGCACCCAACCAAGGCCTCCGtcgtcccctcctccaacagcccccttccacccaccgCCGCAACCCCTCCCAAAGCTCCATCGatctcaacccctccctgggcctcacccccatcccctaCCGTCCTCTCcgtcccccccttcccccttcctcaaccggcggcccatccctcctcccggtctagccaacccccatcacccccccatcacccccatcacccccatcacccccatcaccaccacgccCACCACGttcacccctcctccgagAAAAGCACCTgtctccaccctcgccgcctccgccggcccccccctcccgcccccaaCCCGCgacaaacccaccccctctcaccacccgGACCCAGAAGACGTCCACgcacccaacaccaccacaaccaacaaacaGCGCAGCACCAGCccagccacctcctcccctttggCAACCTCAGCCCAGGAAcaagccgaggaagaagaggaggaagagaagcgcaagctgagagaaaaaaaggtagACGACATGCAAGCCGTTTTCCGGATACGTTACGCGGGGGATATCAAATTGTTGCTCACGGCGGACATCCTGCTCGACTACCCCATGCCTAGCTTTGTCGGAATTCCCGTCAGGTTGTCCATCACCGGGCTGACGtttgatggggtgggggtgctGGCCAAGATTAGGAAGAGGGTTCACTTTTGTTTCCTCAGTCCGGAGGACGCGGTCGCTGCTGTTGGGCAGGGGGAGAATGaagttgatggtggggagggggataaaCAAACTGGTTTCAAGTCACCGCcaggtggtgggaatgggcTGGGGGCGACAAAACTGGGCGGGTTGCTGCAGGAGATTAGAGTCGAGAGTGAGATCGGTCAGCGGGAGAGCGGGAAACAGAGCTTGAAGAATGTAGgcaaggtggagaggtttgTGCTGGAgcaggtgaggaggatatttgaggaggagtttgtgtATCCTAGTTATTGGACGTTTTTGGTATGATTAATAGGCCTGTCACTGATCAAGATGATTGGAGGTCACCGAAGCATCGTGGACCTGGATTGATGGAATCTTTCATTCCTTAGAGGGTAGCCTTGAAACCCTGATACGCAGAGTTGATGTCCAGctccaactccctcgccTGGTCCTCGCTCAGCTCTTCCGTAGCCTTCATCTGGTTGAGCGTAATCAGCCACTGGACAATCTTGCCCCTGTTTTCAAAGTCCCTATCCGTCACCTTGTTCGCAGACTGAATCACATCCGTCAGCAGAGGATGCAACTGGTCCTTTGCCAGCAAGCCCAGCTTCAACGCATCCAAAAACGTGATGAAGTCCTGCGTCGCCTCCAGAATGAGCTGTCCACTAGGGTTTTTACCACCCGAGTTTTCAGACTTGGAACCatttcctccaccaccgctgccgccTCCGTGGTGTCCAGCAGATGCGTCCACTGTTGTGGAGGGCATCCCCACGCGAATGCGCTCTGTGGCGCGGGGCACTTCAAGATCCCATTCTGCTTTGAATTCCTCCAGTCCGACAAAGGCGCGGGCGACTGCTTCATCGGCGACCAGGGACTTGTATTGTTTGAGAGAGCGCTCGCATATTTCGGTGTAGTCTGCTTCGGGGATGGCGTCCTTGAGGAAGGCCCTTTCGAGCTCGTCGAGGGTGACTATGATGCTGAAGATTTCGGCGAGGGAGTCTTGAAGGTCACGCTCAGCGCGGGTGTCGGCTAGTTTCACTTCCTGGCATCGGAGGCAAAAGTCAGCAGTTGtcgtgttgatggtgatggtgctcaacagcaacatgtTGGCAACAGGTGCGGGGCAGATTGGACATCAAGGTGATTGCAAGGCACGACGGGACGAACCTCATCGAGATTTATAGTCGCCGAGAGCGTAGAGTTTGGCACGTAGCTGTGCGGTGTCGGCGCATATGGTTGCCTGTTTAGCATGGTGAAGGCCTCGCGCTGCAGTTGCGCAAGCGCATCGCGGCACACAAGTACAGCTTggaagggggatggatgCTGACGACGTTGGGGGAAGCTGTTATCGTCCGATAAGGGGGCAACAAAGGTGGCAGAATCCCAGTCACCGCTCCCGCGCTAGTGACATTCCAAGCTTAGCGCCCCGCCTGATAAGAAATCCGATAAGCACCCCGGACAGGAACATCAAAAAAAGTTTGGAGACATGCGACTTCTGAGCCAGCAAATTGTTGAAGGGGCTGTTCGGCAAAGCCACACCAATTGCCGACTTTTTCCATCACCATAACTCGCCACGATGGGTGCCTCTAAGAAGAACGCAAAGGCGACGAAGAAGTTCGAACAAAAACATCTCAGCGGTGTTCtcgaaagaagaaaagcggTCGCCAAGATCAAACAGAAGCAgcagatcaaggagaagaagcaggccaAGCGCGCAAAGGACGATGAGTTCTTCAAGGGAGCCGATGGCACCGTCAAGAGACCAGCAAACAAGAAGCCCGGTACGCAGGGAACTGAGATGAGCGTCGACGATTTCTTCAAGGGCGGTTTCGAGATCCTCGACAAGGGTGCGCCAACGGAGAATGGCAAGACTGCCGCTCTTGGAAAGCGGAAGCGCGGGGAGGCCAATGCCCGCGAGGAGACTTCTGATCAGAGCGACGGCAGCGATGTCGATGTTTCCGAcaacgaggaggatgtggttaCCGATAGCGAGGCTGGCTTcagcgatgaggaggatgaggaggatcttGGCATGTCCAAGAACGCCATGGCCGCTCTCGCCGAGAAGGATCCCGAATTCTACAAGTTCTTGAAGGAGAACGACCCAGAGGCtctcgactttgacgaaAACGCATCACTCGACGAGGTCGACGAGCTTAGCGgcagcgacgaggaagacgagcaaccgaagaagaagcaaaagaagggcaagaaggcacaagaagaggaggttgacgatTCCGCCCATGAGTTGACCAAGGCCATGGTTGCCAAGTGGGAGAAGGCGCTCAACGAGACCAAGTCGCTCAAGGCTGCTAAGCAGACAGTGATTGCCTTTCGCTGCGCTGCCCACCTgaacgaggaggatgaggagaacCCACAACGCTACAGCATCAAAAACCCCGAGGTCTTTCACAacatcttgatggtggccCTCAAGCTCATTCCTGAAGTCTTgaaccaccatctccctgtCAAGGAGTCCGCCGCCGGCAGAGCCTACGTCCAGACCGAGACCAAGAAGTTCAAGACGCTGTCCAACCTCATCAAGAGCTTTGCTGCTTccatcatccgcctcctTGGCACACTCTCAGACGACGCTACTGTCAAGCTCACACTCAACGCCCTTCAGCCACTCCTTCCTTATCTCTTGTCCTTCAGAAAGCTCCTCAAGGTGCTCATCAAGACTATTGTCGCTTTCTGGTCTCAACCCGCCAGCTCCGACAGCACCAAGATAACAGCCTTTCTAGTGATCCGCCGTCTCACGGTGGTTTCCGACAAGGGTGTCAGAGAAGCCGTTCTCAAGGCAGCTTACCGCGGGTTGTTCGACAACAGCAAGCataccaaccacaacacaaTCCAGGGCATCAACCTGATGAAGAACTCGGCCGCCGAGCTCTGGGGTCTGGATCAGTCTCTTGGCtacaccaccgccttcaCCTCGATCCGCCAGCTCGCCATCCACCTCcgcaacagcatcatcaacaacaagcaagtCCACAACGTCTACAACTGGCAATTCGTCCACGCTCTGGATTTCTGGTCTTGCGTTCTTTCCGAGCACTGCAGCCCCCTGAAGGAGGCCGAAGCTGGAAAGGAATCCcagctcaagctcctcatCTACCCCCTGGTGCAGGTTACTCTGGGTGTGCTGCGCCTCATCCCAACAGCGATCTACTTTCCCCTGCGATTCCAGCTCATCCGCTCGCTTCTTCGCCTGTCGAGAGCGACGGACACTTATATCCCCCTCGCCTCTTGCCTCTTGGAGGTCCTCTCGTCGGCAGAGATGAAAAAGGCGCCCAAGCAGTCCACCCTCAAGCCTTTGGATTTTGCTGTCGCGTACAAGGCCCCCAAGTCGTACCTCCGCACGAGGGTCTATCAGGACGGCGTGGGGGAGCAAGTGGTGGAGCTGCTTTCGGAGTTTTTTGTCCTCTGGGCCAAGAGCATCGCGTTTCCGGAGTTTtcgctgccggtggtgatcTCGCTCAAGaggtggttgaaggaggcgaggaagaggtcgaCGGGGAATAAGAATGGGAAGCTGGGggggagcttggtgttgcttgTGCAGAAGCTGGAGGCCAACGCCAAGTTTattgaggagaggagggccaAGGTGGAGTTTGCGCCCAAGGATAGGGCGCAGGTGGAGGGGTTTTTGAAGgatttggaggtggagaggacgCCGGTGGGGgcgtttgttgttggtcagaggaagctgagggaggagaggaggagggttgtggaggaggctaggaaggcggaggaggggaagaggagggaggaggagagggaggcgctggggggggtgatgatggggggggtgaggaggaggaggaggatgagatggatgttgatgaggaggagtagaTGGTTTGGGGACTGGGATTTTTGGTATGAATCTGGTGGGGATACCTGATTTCTGTTGTTTCTAGTGTCATTTGCCTCGGCGTACAAAACCTTGCTTTTCATAGGCAAAACACCCTGGTAATAATCAAAAGGCCGGGAGTATCCTTTATTGTTGCTTATACTTTCACTAATGCTGTCTTTTGTGCCATGTTTTCATAACCCATACTAATTTAACCCATTTGTGCGAGACTACGCCTTTTGAGAACTCAATCCATAGGCCTAGGATCAACATACtccaactcatcatcatcattatccACCATCTTGATCCCCCCTCCATACTCCTCATCTGtgtcgacctcctcctcggtgtcATAATTCCTCCCCTGATAATGCGAGGATTCAT from Podospora pseudoanserina strain CBS 124.78 chromosome 1, whole genome shotgun sequence includes:
- the MDM12_2 gene encoding Mitochondrial distribution and morphology protein 12 (COG:U; EggNog:ENOG503Q3NA) — translated: MSIDLNWETVTGGPDGQELADSIRDFIHTKFQSVPLPRFIKSVTVHDFQFGTIPPEIELKDITDPLPDFYEENLDSDLASESGSEEDEEEIADDRRRRQTEAVLAGGAGAHNPSALPTHLSLGGLGGLGGLGAGGSRNGGDIGSPFLRVNTPGIPGGTSNLHYFHSQFATGLSGTQTPLAAVAGAHHLNSAAWLEGHGHSSSAPNLHQYGAPDFGGVDGQSTAPAPNQGLRRPLLQQPPSTHRRNPSQSSIDLNPSLGLTPIPYRPLPNPHHPPITPITPITPITTTPTTFTPPPRKAPVSTLAASAGPPLPPPTRDKPTPSHHPDPEDVHAPNTTTTNKQRSTSPATSSPLATSAQEQAEEEEEEEKRKLREKKVDDMQAVFRIRYAGDIKLLLTADILLDYPMPSFVGIPVRLSITGLTFDGVGVLAKIRKRVHFCFLSPEDAVAAVGQGENEVDGGEGDKQTGFKSPPGGGNGLGATKLGGLLQEIRVESEIGQRESGKQSLKNVGKVERFVLEQVRRIFEEEFVYPSYWTFLV
- the VPS28 gene encoding Vacuolar protein-sorting-associated protein 28 (EggNog:ENOG503NV62; COG:U), translated to MLNRQPYAPTPHSYVPNSTLSATINLDEEVKLADTRAERDLQDSLAEIFSIIVTLDELERAFLKDAIPEADYTEICERSLKQYKSLVADEAVARAFVGLEEFKAEWDLEVPRATERIRVGMPSTTVDASAGHHGGGSGGGGNGSKSENSGGKNPSGQLILEATQDFITFLDALKLGLLAKDQLHPLLTDVIQSANKVTDRDFENRGKIVQWLITLNQMKATEELSEDQARELELDINSAYQGFKATL
- the NOC2 gene encoding Nucleolar Complex 2 protein (EggNog:ENOG503NWMH; COG:J; BUSCO:EOG09262N5O), with translation MGASKKNAKATKKFEQKHLSGVLERRKAVAKIKQKQQIKEKKQAKRAKDDEFFKGADGTVKRPANKKPGTQGTEMSVDDFFKGGFEILDKGAPTENGKTAALGKRKRGEANAREETSDQSDGSDVDVSDNEEDVVTDSEAGFSDEEDEEDLGMSKNAMAALAEKDPEFYKFLKENDPEALDFDENASLDEVDELSGSDEEDEQPKKKQKKGKKAQEEEVDDSAHELTKAMVAKWEKALNETKSLKAAKQTVIAFRCAAHLNEEDEENPQRYSIKNPEVFHNILMVALKLIPEVLNHHLPVKESAAGRAYVQTETKKFKTLSNLIKSFAASIIRLLGTLSDDATVKLTLNALQPLLPYLLSFRKLLKVLIKTIVAFWSQPASSDSTKITAFLVIRRLTVVSDKGVREAVLKAAYRGLFDNSKHTNHNTIQGINLMKNSAAELWGLDQSLGYTTAFTSIRQLAIHLRNSIINNKQVHNVYNWQFVHALDFWSCVLSEHCSPLKEAEAGKESQLKLLIYPLVQVTLGVLRLIPTAIYFPLRFQLIRSLLRLSRATDTYIPLASCLLEVLSSAEMKKAPKQSTLKPLDFAVAYKAPKSYLRTRVYQDGVGEQVVELLSEFFVLWAKSIAFPEFSLPVVISLKRWLKEARKRSTGNKNGKLGGSLVLLVQKLEANAKFIEERRAKVEFAPKDRAQVEGFLKDLEVERTPVGAFVVGQRKLREERRRVVEEARKAEEGKRREEEREALGGVMMGGVRRRRRMRWMLMRRSRWFGDWDFWYESGGDT
- a CDS encoding hypothetical protein (COG:L; EggNog:ENOG503NYCZ), with product MDPQSPPKRVTRARAAAKAVEPASKTTKIMTAAARTKTARGTLTTSSASTLNTTTSRGSLKRKSPFDDEEEEESDNEEQKPTKPSSSLAVKPTRGRGRPKKATEAPSAPVLSTSTRARGRPRKTVETIASETAARTAQPKKTATEPEPAAAKKPTTRRPATAATASTAAKSLAKPAIKKTVKFEVPEKENVVPPSRSSTQAASTTGALNKKPVRKGATATGRTARATKGATNAVSNTVSSTKDKPLPLSPKKINQLAVSRAAESDDELGMDEKVPVRRFKKAPVKPAMGATKALASSLDRRHPTENDENVPVMPTSDATLTLMLGTPAKRLPPSPWKGSMKSPPRRVDGLFAASTSQAQPEGQVSPIKCSLLQTPAKRQPLAIPIALGSVGGSQVNPSPFKFSLLSSPAKRSVVSPIKSFPPRIEEEEEECKSPAPKPTLLASPMPAVPVPVEQEARTLSDEDGDMIMGNTDEEEEDDVAVVSPEVPEFPGRLSTILPRHADPVLALETSLSEEEEEEKQEQEEVHIDDVVENNENKVDDEIEEQVEQVEQEEQEEQEQEEEGEEEEEEEEEEEVELIEQENDEAVAEDDSAETILQENEQVEEHSEEMAVDSADAEEPEKQARPAPKVAPVLFQFGLREKDLDPYQSEDTDSEDEAPTRQNPFSSAFTALPNTPCRRSSLRTPRAQTSQPRMSSGRSTAKRVRIDDSVGFTPLASQLNGWTAGPSPVKTNSKANSPLSVSHETDEEENTSTNEDLATPGLEPGNDFFENEMLNRSDAMDVDEEAVDSSAEIETPILEDITPIEEDAALAAEANEMSLMEPEQAEANMSNSSHDDTISEASQEYGDENELPVDPNISSRATTTASPVPPVTPARTLRPREVHTVAKVPLKPADDSTPRPKPIQRAGSASRLPVSRPTDRVTRSATVISYTPTKTESVEELEDEEEAQAKSVPPVTPAKGDIWSTLGTPARTPRRDLNPALLRGAVVFVDVHTTEGADASGIFVELLTQMGARCLKEWKWNPTNTDSKIGITHVVYKDGGKRTLEKVRQSEGVVQCVGVSWVLDCERENEWLEEGPYAIDTQIIPRGGARRRKSMEPRAMSNMNGTLIPAPVKGSTSSNSTPTNSSTTRTGNQTAPTTPASNRSSSRRASSLWVRTPEEPRISVDDIDSEDDREHKEDDDDTWGVVLTPVPKTPAPEAIARYVANISPGSDMSSVAGDDDEDEERKRQEMLTRTCPPKRATFIELGERVLNKEKDERVLMRLMAARRKSLQFAPKIGSPLAKSWR